One part of the Ovis canadensis isolate MfBH-ARS-UI-01 breed Bighorn chromosome 8, ARS-UI_OviCan_v2, whole genome shotgun sequence genome encodes these proteins:
- the FABP7 gene encoding fatty acid-binding protein, brain isoform X2, which yields MVEAFCATWKLTESQNFDEYMKALGVGFATRQVGNVTKPTVIISQEGDRVVIRTQSTFKNTEISFHLGEEFDETTADDRNCKSVVSLDGDKLVHVQKWDGKETNFVREIKDGKMVM from the exons ATGGTGGAGGCTTTCTGTGCTACCTGGAAGCTGACGGAGAGTCAGAACTTTGATGAGTACATGAAGGCGCTTG GTGTGGGCTTTGCCACTAGGCAGGTGGGCAATGTGACTAAACCAACAGTGATCATCAGTCAGGAGGGGGACAGAGTGGTGATCAGGACTCAAAGCACATTCAAGAACACAGAGATTAGTTTCCACCTGGGAGAAGAGTTTGATGAAACCACCGCTGATGACAGAAACTGTAAG TCTGTTGTTAGTCTGGATGGAGACAAACTTGTTCATGTACAGAAATGGGATGGCAAAGAAACAAATTTTGTAAGAGAGATTAAGGATGGCAAAATGGTCATG TGA
- the FABP7 gene encoding fatty acid-binding protein, brain isoform X1 — MVEAFCATWKLTESQNFDEYMKALGVGFATRQVGNVTKPTVIISQEGDRVVIRTQSTFKNTEISFHLGEEFDETTADDRNCKSVVSLDGDKLVHVQKWDGKETNFVREIKDGKMVMTLTFGDVVAVRHYEKA, encoded by the exons ATGGTGGAGGCTTTCTGTGCTACCTGGAAGCTGACGGAGAGTCAGAACTTTGATGAGTACATGAAGGCGCTTG GTGTGGGCTTTGCCACTAGGCAGGTGGGCAATGTGACTAAACCAACAGTGATCATCAGTCAGGAGGGGGACAGAGTGGTGATCAGGACTCAAAGCACATTCAAGAACACAGAGATTAGTTTCCACCTGGGAGAAGAGTTTGATGAAACCACCGCTGATGACAGAAACTGTAAG TCTGTTGTTAGTCTGGATGGAGACAAACTTGTTCATGTACAGAAATGGGATGGCAAAGAAACAAATTTTGTAAGAGAGATTAAGGATGGCAAAATGGTCATG ACTCTTACTTTTGGCGATGTGGTTGCTGTTCGCCATTATGAGAAGGCGTAG